A window of Polaribacter litorisediminis contains these coding sequences:
- a CDS encoding HsdM family class I SAM-dependent methyltransferase has translation MTKTAQFETKTKALIDDLKSVCANYGLGNDGNEFKIITQVFLYKFLNDKYVYELKKIEPKLAEAENIDDALKEFSDDELELLSMQISENTALIAPKNLLSRLFEQQNKDKFADIFDETLLDVARANNNIFSVLTQGGERIVLFENISKYVTDNRDAFCKALVNKLVSFSFEQIFEEKFDFFATIFEYLIKDYNTNAGGKYAEYFTPHAVAKIMAACLVTDKNVNNATCYDPSAGSGTLLMNIAHAIGEEKCTIYSQDISQKSSALLRLNLILNNLVHSIQNIIQGNTILSPYHKQENGQLETFDYIVSNPPFKLDFSDYSADLDNKANKDRFFAGIPNIPKSKKDSMAIYLLFIQHIMHTLKPATGKAAIVVPTGFITAQSGIDKKIRQKLVESKMLAGVVSMPSNIFATTGTNVSILFLDKANTKDVVLVDASNLGTKVKDGKNQKTVLSDAEEQQIIDVFNTKEAKEDFSVVVSYEDIKVKNYSLSAGQYFEVKIEYIDISAEDFAAKMKTFENNLESLFSESKSLEKEIQNNLKSLKYE, from the coding sequence ATGACAAAAACAGCACAATTTGAAACCAAAACCAAAGCATTAATAGACGATTTAAAAAGCGTTTGTGCCAATTATGGTTTAGGCAATGATGGAAATGAATTTAAAATTATCACCCAAGTATTTTTATATAAATTCTTGAATGATAAATATGTATATGAACTTAAAAAAATAGAACCCAAATTAGCCGAAGCAGAAAATATAGATGATGCGCTTAAAGAATTTTCTGATGATGAGTTAGAACTATTAAGTATGCAAATTAGCGAAAACACGGCTTTAATTGCGCCTAAAAATTTACTATCACGTTTGTTTGAGCAACAAAACAAAGACAAATTTGCAGATATTTTTGATGAAACCTTATTAGATGTTGCCAGAGCAAATAATAATATTTTCTCAGTGTTAACACAAGGTGGAGAACGTATAGTATTGTTCGAGAATATTAGTAAATACGTAACAGACAACAGAGATGCTTTTTGCAAAGCCTTGGTCAATAAATTAGTGAGCTTTAGTTTTGAGCAAATTTTTGAAGAGAAGTTCGATTTTTTCGCTACTATTTTCGAGTATTTAATTAAAGATTACAACACCAATGCTGGCGGAAAATATGCAGAGTATTTTACACCTCATGCAGTTGCAAAAATTATGGCAGCTTGTTTGGTAACAGACAAAAATGTAAATAATGCCACCTGTTATGATCCAAGTGCAGGTTCTGGAACCTTGTTAATGAATATTGCACATGCCATTGGCGAAGAAAAATGTACCATTTACTCGCAAGATATTTCTCAAAAGTCCTCTGCCTTGTTGCGTTTGAATTTAATTTTAAACAACCTCGTACATTCTATCCAAAATATTATTCAAGGGAATACCATTTTAAGTCCGTATCATAAACAAGAAAACGGACAGTTAGAAACCTTTGATTATATTGTTTCGAATCCGCCCTTTAAATTAGACTTTTCTGATTACAGCGCAGATTTAGATAACAAAGCCAACAAAGACCGCTTTTTTGCAGGAATCCCAAACATTCCGAAAAGCAAGAAAGACTCTATGGCAATTTATTTGTTGTTTATACAGCACATTATGCACACCCTAAAACCCGCAACTGGTAAAGCAGCCATTGTGGTACCTACAGGTTTTATAACTGCTCAAAGTGGAATTGATAAAAAAATACGCCAAAAATTAGTAGAAAGTAAAATGTTAGCAGGCGTGGTTTCTATGCCTTCTAATATTTTTGCAACTACGGGCACCAATGTAAGTATTTTGTTTTTAGACAAAGCAAATACCAAAGATGTGGTGTTGGTGGATGCTTCTAATTTAGGCACCAAAGTGAAAGACGGTAAAAACCAAAAAACGGTTTTAAGTGATGCCGAAGAACAACAAATCATTGATGTTTTTAATACCAAAGAAGCAAAAGAAGATTTTTCGGTAGTGGTTTCTTATGAGGATATTAAAGTTAAAAATTACAGTTTAAGTGCAGGACAATATTTTGAAGTAAAAATTGAATATATAGACATTTCTGCGGAGGATTTTGCTGCTAAAATGAAAACCTTTGAAAACAATTTAGAAAGTTTATTTTCTGAATCTAAAAGTTTGGAAAAGGAAATTCAGAATAATTTAAAGAGTTTGAAGTATGAATAG
- a CDS encoding 3'-5' exonuclease, with translation MEGTIVLILIIIAFSTSRSIMIRRLHKDLRKPFPQFKKQTFGYYMFFDVETTGLLPLIIDYRVKKNRLPNVVQIAWLVFDSEGSFIKRESFIIRQDYPIPRSSTRIHGITDKKAAEQGVEFKHVAELFLQDYSNAEIIIAHNARFDVLVMQGMLVKNNLYVNLNSKTIHCTMLNTTSMCRLPKKHDYPGYKWPTLEELTKQVYIGSQRYSLKLKGFHNASKDA, from the coding sequence ATGGAAGGAACAATTGTACTTATTTTAATAATTATAGCGTTTTCCACTAGTCGAAGTATAATGATTAGGAGGCTCCATAAAGATCTCAGAAAACCGTTCCCTCAATTCAAAAAACAGACCTTTGGGTATTATATGTTTTTCGATGTCGAAACAACAGGACTACTTCCACTTATTATAGACTACAGAGTAAAGAAAAACAGGCTTCCCAATGTAGTGCAAATTGCATGGTTAGTTTTTGATTCTGAAGGAAGTTTTATAAAAAGGGAAAGCTTTATTATTAGACAAGATTACCCCATACCAAGGTCATCAACCAGAATCCACGGAATAACTGATAAAAAAGCTGCTGAACAAGGTGTAGAATTTAAACATGTCGCTGAACTTTTTCTACAAGACTATTCAAATGCCGAAATAATTATAGCACACAACGCCCGGTTTGACGTTCTAGTAATGCAAGGAATGCTTGTGAAAAACAACCTGTATGTAAATCTAAACAGTAAAACAATACATTGTACAATGTTGAACACAACTTCAATGTGTAGATTACCTAAAAAACACGATTATCCAGGATATAAATGGCCTACTCTTGAAGAATTAACAAAGCAAGTCTACATTGGTTCTCAACGATATTCTCTAAAATTAAAAGGTTTTCATAATGCGAGTAAAGATGCCTAG
- the rhuM gene encoding virulence protein RhuM/Fic/DOC family protein — protein MNEIIIYESSTNQIEVSIQSEKETVWLTQEQLSVLFERDRTVIGRHIRNIFKEEELDEKVVCAKFAHTTQHGAIQGKVQSKEVKYYNLDVIISVGYRVKSQQATKFRIWANSILKDYLVQGYAINQKRLDQKEQEVKVLKSGIQILSRAIEEKTEDNQWLTVFAKGLSLLDDYDHEQLDAKGFTTKEANYPSLIEYQELINQMLTEFDSDVFGKEKDKSFESSVAQIGKGFGEDDFYPSIEEKATMLLYFVVKNHSFVDGNKRIAAACFLKFLQQNKLLFNSDNQPIISNDTLASLTLFIASSKPEEMKTVTRLVISVLNRNRIN, from the coding sequence ATGAATGAAATAATTATATACGAATCTAGTACCAATCAAATTGAAGTAAGTATTCAATCTGAAAAGGAAACTGTTTGGCTTACTCAAGAGCAGTTATCTGTTTTATTTGAAAGAGACAGAACAGTTATTGGTAGGCATATTCGTAATATTTTTAAAGAAGAAGAACTAGATGAAAAAGTGGTATGTGCAAAATTTGCACACACCACTCAACATGGAGCTATACAGGGAAAAGTTCAATCAAAAGAAGTAAAATACTACAACCTAGACGTTATTATATCTGTTGGATACAGAGTAAAATCACAACAAGCCACAAAATTTAGAATATGGGCAAACAGTATTTTAAAAGATTACTTAGTACAAGGTTATGCCATTAATCAAAAACGATTAGATCAAAAAGAGCAAGAAGTAAAAGTCTTAAAAAGTGGTATTCAGATTTTAAGTAGAGCTATTGAGGAAAAAACGGAAGACAATCAATGGCTTACAGTTTTTGCCAAGGGTTTAAGTTTGTTAGATGATTATGATCACGAACAATTAGATGCAAAAGGGTTCACTACTAAAGAAGCAAATTACCCTAGTTTAATTGAGTATCAAGAATTAATTAACCAAATGCTTACCGAATTTGATTCGGATGTTTTTGGAAAAGAAAAAGATAAAAGTTTTGAAAGTTCTGTTGCTCAAATAGGAAAAGGTTTTGGAGAAGACGATTTTTATCCATCCATAGAAGAAAAAGCAACCATGCTTTTATATTTTGTAGTAAAAAATCATTCGTTTGTAGATGGAAACAAACGGATTGCAGCAGCTTGTTTTTTAAAGTTTTTACAACAAAATAAGCTGCTTTTTAATAGCGATAACCAACCCATAATTAGCAACGATACTTTAGCGAGTTTAACGCTTTTTATAGCTTCTAGTAAGCCAGAAGAAATGAAAACCGTTACTCGTTTAGTGATTAGCGTGTTAAACAGAAATAGAATCAATTAA
- a CDS encoding helix-turn-helix domain-containing protein, with protein sequence MMGNANTEWIQMTDAAIVKQIGFFIKKTRLKLNKTQEQVAEDAGLNRWTISKIENGESITLSSLIQVLRALDAFYVLDAFNVVEEISPLAYAKLKKEQRERASSKVKKGTEKEDDLGW encoded by the coding sequence ATGATGGGAAATGCTAACACAGAATGGATTCAAATGACAGATGCTGCTATTGTAAAGCAGATCGGTTTTTTTATAAAAAAAACAAGACTAAAACTCAATAAAACCCAAGAACAAGTTGCTGAAGATGCAGGGTTAAATCGTTGGACGATTAGTAAAATTGAAAACGGAGAATCCATTACATTATCCAGTTTAATACAAGTGTTGCGAGCTTTAGATGCTTTTTATGTGTTAGATGCGTTTAACGTAGTAGAAGAAATTAGTCCTTTGGCGTATGCTAAATTAAAGAAAGAACAACGTGAGCGTGCCAGTAGCAAAGTAAAAAAAGGAACAGAAAAAGAAGATGATTTAGGATGGTAG
- a CDS encoding RloB family protein, translating to MSQEFRKTILIVCEGQRSEPDYFHNLKNETLENNKNIFITILPIPKEEQLQIDEEVANFKLRKGAKKRSIRKAIIQEPLDYIIEDKYKAQPTCYIRKAQLAYFEKKYSELWAVYDKDGHSDHSNAYLLSKNKVECKKTVNIGFSSISFEEWILMHFEYCTTSFIKSQCRDSDKKTFKCGTWTHELDCHGESCVIGKIIEKKYLPYTSSKNFEYKDFSKNVMVAFSNALKSRIEAVDKESFFNNNPYVSIDRLVFKLKHFDKADHIWRYSNIIKMSRDVIITYNKIDNQFIINNSSTASFILQSGSVELIDFNYNILKSNNRIVIVPNREEVILQVEKSELDAFSYVIFKVNNMEYNILDLSQLHSFT from the coding sequence ATGTCACAAGAATTTAGAAAAACAATTTTAATTGTATGTGAAGGACAAAGATCTGAACCTGACTATTTCCATAATTTAAAAAATGAAACTCTAGAAAATAATAAAAATATTTTTATTACAATTTTACCAATTCCTAAAGAAGAACAGCTGCAAATTGATGAAGAAGTTGCTAATTTCAAATTAAGAAAAGGAGCAAAAAAAAGATCAATTAGAAAGGCTATTATACAGGAACCACTGGATTATATAATAGAAGATAAATATAAAGCTCAACCTACTTGTTATATAAGAAAGGCTCAATTAGCATATTTTGAAAAAAAATATTCGGAATTATGGGCAGTATATGATAAAGATGGACATTCAGATCATTCTAATGCATATTTATTATCCAAGAATAAAGTAGAATGTAAAAAAACTGTTAATATTGGTTTTTCATCTATATCATTTGAAGAATGGATTTTAATGCATTTTGAATATTGCACGACTTCATTTATTAAATCTCAATGTAGAGATTCTGATAAAAAAACTTTCAAATGTGGAACTTGGACTCATGAATTAGATTGCCACGGAGAAAGTTGTGTGATTGGTAAGATTATAGAAAAGAAGTATTTACCTTATACCTCGAGTAAGAACTTCGAATATAAAGATTTTTCGAAGAATGTTATGGTCGCATTTAGTAATGCATTGAAAAGTCGAATAGAGGCAGTAGATAAGGAAAGTTTTTTTAATAATAATCCTTATGTTTCAATTGATAGACTTGTTTTTAAATTAAAGCATTTTGATAAAGCTGATCATATCTGGCGATATTCAAACATAATTAAAATGAGTAGAGATGTGATAATTACTTATAATAAGATTGATAATCAATTTATTATAAATAACTCATCTACCGCTAGTTTTATTTTACAGTCAGGTAGTGTTGAGTTAATTGACTTTAATTACAATATTTTAAAATCAAATAATAGAATAGTAATTGTACCAAATCGTGAAGAAGTTATTTTACAAGTCGAGAAATCAGAATTAGATGCTTTTTCTTATGTTATCTTTAAAGTTAATAACATGGAATATAATATTTTAGATTTATCTCAATTACATAGTTTTACCTAA
- a CDS encoding type II toxin-antitoxin system HipA family toxin, with the protein MVDVAEIKIWGELVGAVRWDTEQQLASFQYSPTFLKKQWDISPIKMPTSEGSRIFSFPELRKGKNDSIATFKGLPGLLADALPDRYGNQLINVWLAKNGRPADSMNPVEQLCFIGTRTMGALEFEPAQIAPQKSFDIEVSSLVASAHKMLSKKVHLNTNLHDDEKKALTEVLKVGTSAGGARPKAVIAYNEKTGAVKSGQTTVPKGFEHWLLKLDGVSDAQFGETHGWGRVEYAYYLMAKDCGIDMMQCKLLEENGRAHFMTKRFDRDGNTKHHIQTWCGLQHYDYNNLYGYSYEQLFQTMRLLRLPYPEAEEMFRRMVFNVLATNYDDHTKNFSFRLKKGQKWELAPAYDVCFSYDPTNSWVSQHTLSINGKHKEITKADLMTIAKANNIKKADEIIRKSSEVIANWELYAKQAAVANQLVKTIGETHLKMM; encoded by the coding sequence ATGGTAGATGTAGCAGAAATAAAAATATGGGGAGAATTGGTGGGCGCTGTTCGTTGGGATACGGAGCAGCAATTAGCAAGTTTTCAATACAGCCCAACTTTTCTTAAAAAACAATGGGACATTTCGCCTATTAAAATGCCTACTTCAGAAGGTTCACGTATCTTTTCATTTCCAGAATTACGAAAAGGTAAAAATGACAGTATAGCCACTTTTAAAGGGTTGCCAGGTTTGTTAGCAGATGCATTGCCAGATCGTTATGGAAATCAATTAATAAATGTATGGTTGGCAAAAAATGGACGACCAGCAGATAGCATGAATCCTGTAGAACAACTTTGTTTTATTGGTACTAGAACTATGGGCGCTTTAGAGTTTGAACCTGCGCAAATAGCACCACAAAAAAGTTTTGATATTGAGGTAAGTAGTTTGGTAGCATCGGCTCATAAAATGTTGTCTAAGAAAGTACATTTAAATACCAATTTACATGATGATGAAAAAAAAGCATTAACCGAGGTTTTAAAAGTAGGAACTTCTGCAGGTGGTGCGCGCCCAAAAGCAGTAATTGCTTACAATGAAAAAACGGGTGCTGTAAAATCAGGGCAAACAACTGTTCCAAAAGGATTTGAGCATTGGTTGCTTAAATTAGACGGTGTTAGTGATGCGCAATTTGGTGAAACTCATGGTTGGGGTCGTGTAGAATATGCGTATTATTTGATGGCAAAAGACTGTGGTATAGATATGATGCAATGTAAGTTGTTGGAAGAAAATGGTAGAGCACATTTTATGACCAAACGTTTCGATAGAGACGGGAATACAAAACATCACATTCAAACCTGGTGTGGTTTACAGCACTATGATTATAATAATTTGTATGGGTATAGTTATGAGCAACTCTTTCAAACCATGCGATTGTTGCGATTGCCATATCCAGAAGCAGAAGAAATGTTTAGGAGAATGGTATTTAATGTTTTAGCGACTAATTATGATGACCATACAAAGAATTTTTCTTTCAGATTAAAAAAAGGGCAAAAATGGGAATTAGCGCCAGCCTATGATGTTTGTTTCTCTTACGACCCAACAAATAGTTGGGTAAGCCAACACACATTGAGTATTAATGGTAAACACAAAGAAATAACAAAAGCTGATTTAATGACGATTGCCAAGGCAAATAATATTAAAAAAGCGGATGAAATTATACGAAAAAGTAGTGAGGTGATAGCCAATTGGGAATTGTATGCTAAACAAGCTGCTGTGGCAAATCAATTAGTGAAAACTATTGGGGAAACACACTTAAAAATGATGTAA
- a CDS encoding restriction endonuclease subunit S gives MNSANLESVSKVITKGTTPTTVGGKFTSKGVNFVKSDSVGQFKHLDNSLFQFIDEKTDEKLKRSRLKENDLLFSIAGAYLGKLSIVRKKDLPANTNQAVGIVRIDKAKADVHYLYYFFSQNNINRYINNLSSQSSQPNLNLGLLGDLKFSSRSLSTQKQIAKVLSDLDTKIEINNKINQELEAMAKTLYDYWFVQFDFPDKNGKPYKSSGGEMVFNEELKREIPEGWEVKKLSSFCKIVDCLHSKKSDYLFENREYYLLQLENIKQDGLIDLSKKYFVSKEEYKRWTTRIEVKENDLVITNAGRVAGLAQIPKGVKAGIGRNITAIRPETINPTFLYYTFQGAEMQRQIKLNTDTGSFFKSLNVRGIKELLLVKPPKDLEDKFEEISSNHRNKRELNSRQNQKLSELRDWLLPMLMNGQVSVGYAEQEVESLGLVAENDLNYEKEE, from the coding sequence ATGAATAGTGCTAATTTAGAAAGTGTTTCAAAAGTTATAACAAAAGGTACAACACCAACTACTGTTGGAGGCAAATTTACATCAAAAGGAGTGAATTTTGTAAAATCTGATAGTGTTGGTCAGTTTAAACATTTAGATAATAGTTTATTTCAATTTATTGATGAAAAAACAGATGAAAAACTTAAAAGATCTAGATTAAAAGAAAATGACTTACTATTTTCAATTGCTGGTGCATATCTCGGAAAACTAAGTATTGTTAGAAAAAAAGATTTACCCGCAAACACAAATCAAGCAGTTGGTATTGTAAGAATAGATAAGGCAAAAGCTGATGTTCACTATTTATATTATTTTTTCTCCCAAAATAATATAAATCGATATATAAATAATCTTTCTTCACAATCTTCACAACCTAATTTAAACTTAGGATTATTGGGAGATTTAAAGTTTAGCAGCAGGTCACTATCAACCCAAAAACAAATCGCCAAAGTTCTTTCAGATTTAGATACTAAAATAGAAATCAACAATAAGATAAACCAAGAATTAGAAGCGATGGCAAAAACGCTCTATGATTATTGGTTTGTACAGTTCGATTTTCCTGATAAAAATGGCAAACCCTATAAGTCTTCTGGTGGTGAAATGGTTTTTAATGAAGAATTGAAGCGTGAGATTCCTGAGGGTTGGGAGGTAAAGAAATTATCTTCTTTTTGTAAAATTGTAGATTGTTTGCATTCAAAAAAATCAGATTATTTATTTGAAAATAGAGAATATTATTTACTACAATTAGAAAACATAAAACAAGATGGGTTAATAGATTTGTCAAAGAAATATTTTGTTTCAAAGGAAGAATATAAACGATGGACAACTAGAATTGAAGTAAAAGAAAATGATCTCGTAATTACAAATGCAGGTAGAGTTGCAGGTTTGGCTCAAATCCCAAAAGGAGTTAAAGCTGGTATTGGAAGAAATATTACCGCAATTAGACCAGAAACAATTAACCCTACATTTTTATATTACACTTTTCAAGGAGCAGAAATGCAAAGGCAAATTAAGTTGAACACGGATACAGGCTCGTTTTTTAAGAGTTTAAACGTAAGAGGAATTAAAGAACTTTTATTAGTAAAACCTCCAAAAGACTTGGAAGATAAGTTTGAAGAAATTTCGTCAAATCATAGAAATAAAAGAGAATTAAATTCAAGACAAAACCAAAAACTATCAGAATTAAGAGATTGGTTGTTGCCTATGTTAATGAATGGGCAGGTTAGTGTTGGTTATGCAGAGCAAGAAGTTGAGAGTTTGGGTTTGGTTGCTGAGAATGATCTTAACTATGAAAAAGAAGAATAA
- a CDS encoding AAA family ATPase, protein MILNIKLKNYRSYKEEVIYTLEASSSKAKDFNYFEINDFKVLKTSLMYGANASGKSNIVRAFFELRNLILKKPAVDDSLLIYDPFKFNKETNTSPVEIAIEFLIDSIKYKYVTKIEHKNVLEESLCYYPQKREVVLFERRTETDKNIQKGFLGDKFGKKEITVFKNQLLLSKFGVDEPHEVISDVYLYFKKMYVYNSTNKIHYELLNDKVSEDLLENESLKFKLEKLINYADTKITGININKKGKSPERKIDYLWKKSDFYISGVHDLYDGNDLIGSTNLSLLEESIGTQSLFVLGAKIIESLEDGSVLIIDELDTSLHSFITKMIVMLFQDSVINKNHAQLIFTTHDISLLDKDLIRKDQVWITEKSEKGETDLYSLQDFENLREDTSFDKWYLSGKFGGVPQIKSLKEFF, encoded by the coding sequence ATGATTTTAAATATAAAATTAAAGAATTACCGATCTTATAAAGAGGAAGTAATTTATACTTTAGAAGCGAGTAGTTCTAAAGCTAAAGATTTTAATTATTTCGAAATTAATGATTTTAAGGTTTTAAAAACATCATTAATGTATGGAGCAAATGCATCCGGTAAATCTAATATTGTAAGAGCTTTTTTTGAATTAAGAAATCTAATTTTAAAAAAACCAGCTGTTGATGATTCTCTTTTAATTTATGATCCTTTTAAATTTAATAAGGAAACTAATACTTCTCCAGTAGAAATTGCAATTGAGTTTTTAATAGATTCTATTAAATATAAGTATGTAACTAAAATAGAACATAAAAATGTTTTAGAAGAATCTTTGTGTTATTATCCTCAAAAAAGAGAAGTTGTACTTTTTGAGAGACGCACTGAAACTGATAAAAACATACAAAAAGGATTCTTGGGTGATAAATTTGGCAAGAAAGAAATTACAGTTTTTAAAAATCAGTTATTATTATCAAAATTTGGAGTTGATGAACCTCATGAAGTAATTAGTGACGTTTATTTGTATTTTAAAAAAATGTATGTTTACAATAGCACTAATAAAATTCATTATGAATTATTAAATGATAAGGTTTCTGAAGATTTGTTAGAAAATGAATCTTTAAAATTTAAACTGGAGAAATTAATTAATTATGCTGACACAAAAATAACAGGTATCAATATTAATAAAAAAGGTAAATCTCCTGAAAGAAAAATAGACTATTTATGGAAAAAAAGTGATTTTTATATTAGTGGTGTTCATGATTTATATGATGGTAATGATTTAATAGGTTCTACTAACTTATCTTTATTAGAAGAATCGATAGGAACACAATCTTTATTTGTATTAGGTGCTAAAATTATTGAATCATTGGAAGATGGTTCTGTTCTTATAATTGATGAGTTAGACACTAGTTTACATTCATTTATAACAAAAATGATTGTAATGCTTTTTCAAGATTCAGTTATTAATAAAAATCATGCACAATTAATTTTTACAACTCATGACATTTCTCTTTTAGATAAAGATTTAATTAGAAAAGATCAAGTATGGATTACTGAAAAGAGTGAAAAAGGAGAAACTGATTTATATAGTTTACAAGATTTTGAAAATTTAAGAGAAGATACTTCTTTTGATAAATGGTATTTGTCGGGCAAATTTGGAGGTGTGCCACAAATAAAATCATTAAAAGAATTCTTTTAA
- a CDS encoding DUF6979 family protein codes for MKKKNKYGLTALKSVQNYRDSYSIIEIWSRSAKEVFYTKSSQEKGCPKGTFLGLCEEGLVKGIPRGKYTRSEKNKNYALKAVSILKNNPNRVYSPKELWDKLELGNKRSNSTIDVVIKLLFFSYLEIC; via the coding sequence ATGAAAAAGAAGAATAAATACGGTTTAACAGCTTTAAAAAGTGTTCAAAATTATAGGGATTCCTATTCAATAATAGAAATATGGTCAAGATCTGCAAAAGAAGTTTTTTACACCAAAAGTTCACAAGAAAAAGGCTGTCCAAAAGGTACTTTTTTAGGTTTGTGTGAAGAGGGTTTGGTAAAAGGTATTCCTAGAGGAAAGTATACAAGGTCAGAAAAAAATAAAAACTATGCTTTAAAAGCAGTTTCAATTTTAAAAAATAATCCAAATAGGGTATACAGCCCAAAAGAACTTTGGGACAAATTAGAACTTGGTAATAAAAGGTCTAATTCTACCATTGACGTTGTTATTAAATTATTGTTTTTCAGTTATTTAGAGATCTGTTAA